Proteins found in one Magnolia sinica isolate HGM2019 chromosome 5, MsV1, whole genome shotgun sequence genomic segment:
- the LOC131246536 gene encoding uncharacterized protein LOC131246536: protein MGKTIAVCQVGGEFVTNNDGSMSYTGGEAYAIPVVPNMKFDEFKSEIAEMCNRDANTLFIKYFLPSNRRTLITISNDKHMQCMIDFHEGLATIDVFVLVGETIAQNTDKTDNNRANRGTSRTCRPASRTTKRAAATDSITQTPTTVNNDRKGRRTTVPHPVASNAVRAAPASGDSIAGRTCRPASRTTKRAAATDSITQTPTTVNNDRKGRRTMVTDPEASNAVMAAPASGDSIAGRTCRPASRTTKRAAVTDSIMQTPTTVNNDRKGRRTTVTDPVASNAVMAAPASRDSIAGRTRSRITSIATTVTDPTTPIATTTAVGNDKQPAQYSLLENTIFAVGQEFNSVGDFRDALRMYAIVKGFAYVKSRSSKDRVTAKCRAKGCPWRVHATILRTMQRFKIKRINNVHTCGGGVGKDGHPHATSLWVASIIKDKLRDKPQYTTREIRNDIYREYGVNLKYQQAYVAKEVAQEKLEDLQPYSQLPWFCNRIKETNPGSLVTLTTTGKSRFHRLFVSFHASRHGFENGCRPLILLDGTSLREKCQGTLLAAVSVDGDDAIFPIAFAIVDFESYDNWIWFLTELKSAVSTNRTITFVSDRLNGLEEAVPQVFEDSYHAYSLHHLTEDFKQVLKGPSQPMKDTLADEIKRAAYSRSITDFNACIGNIRNFSHEVASWTLESKPEHWSNAFFKGLRYDHLSSNIAELFYGWISEEHGLSIIQMIDMIRCKMMEMIYTRREASSTWSTILTPSMEQRLELEIHNSHSLSVLSSTGSVFEVRDDSVNIVDIETWDCTCQRWKITGLPCIHAAAVFDHTGRNTYDYCLRYFTVDCYRSTYSESIHPIPDIGNPVSEDSNTEMIVRPPRPPARPKSKQTELFDPSRRLWLHLNCGRCGRSGHNKMKCPTLLEELLDPGKRRRGFLQHCSRCRRSGHKKNRCKEVE from the exons ATGGGGAAAACTATTGCTGTTTGCCAGGTTGGTGGTGAGTTTGTAACAAACAACGATGGATCTATGTCATATACTGGTGGAGAAGCATATGCAATACCGGTTGTTCCCAACATGAAATTTGATGAATTCAAGTCAGAAATAGCTGAAATGTGCAATCGTGATGCAAATACCTTATTCATAAAGTACTTCCTCCCAAGCAACAGACGGACTCTGATCACAATATCCAATGATAAGCACATGCAGTGCATGATTGATTTTCATGAGGGTTTGGCGACAATAGATGTTTTTGTTTTGGTTGGAGAGACCATTGCTCAGAACACTGATAAAACGGATAACAACCG GGCAAACAGAGGCACAAGTAGAACATGTCGACCTGCAAGTAGGACCACAAAAAGGGCTGCAGCCACTGATTCAATCACGCAAACTCCTACAACCGTCAACAATGATAGGAAAGGAAGGAGAACTACGGTCCCTCATCCAGTGGCTTCAAATGCTGTCAGGGCTGCCCCTGCCAGTGGTGATAGCATCGCAGGTAGAACATGTCGACCTGCAAGTAGGACCACAAAAAGGGCTGCAGCCACTGACTCAATCACGCAAACTCCTACAACCGTCAACAATGATAGGAAAGGAAGGAGAACTATGGTCACTGATCCAGAGGCTTCAAATGCTGTCATGGCTGCCCCTGCCAGTGGTGATAGCATCGCAGGTAGAACATGTCGACCTGCAAGTAGGACCACAAAAAGGGCTGCAGTCACTGACTCAATCATGCAAACTCCTACAACCGTCAACAATGATAGGAAAGGAAGGAGAACTACAGTCACTGATCCAGTGGCTTCAAATGCTGTCATGGCTGCCCCTGCCAGTCGTGATAGCATCGCAGGTAGGACCAGGAGCAGGATTACATCAATTGCCACTACAGTCACTGACCCAACCACCCCAATTGCCACCACCACTGCCGTTGGCAATGATAAACAGCCAGCACAATACAGTTTACTAGAAAACACTATATTTGCCGTGGGACAAGAATTTAATAGTGTCGGTGACTTCCGTGATGCATTGCGTATGTATGCCATTGTAAAAGGGTTTGCATATGTGAAAAGTAGGAGTTCAAAAGACCGTGTGACTGCCAAATGTAGAGCCAAGGGCTGCCCATGGCGGGTGCATGCTACCATACTTCGAACCATGCAGAGGTTCAAGATTAAAAGGATCAACAATGTGCACACATGTGGAGGTGGGGTTGGAAAAGATGGCCATCCTCATGCAACAAGTCTCTGGGTTGCGAGCATTATAAAAGACAAGCTACGAGATAAGCCGCAGTATACGACGAGGGAAATCAGGAATGACATATATCGGGAGTACGGAGTCAATCTGAAATATCAACAGGCATATGTTGCGAAGGAGGTGGCCCAGGAGAAACTTGAAGATCTCCAGCCATATAGTCAGTTGCCTTGGTTCTGCAATAGGATAAAGGAGACGAATCCAGGTAGTCTTGTAACTCTGACAACAACAGGCAAGTCGAGGTTTCACCGCCTTTTCGTCTCGTTCCATGCTTCACGGCATGGGTTTGAGAATGGTTGCCGCCCCCTCATTCTTCTTGACGGAACATCTCTAAGAGAGAAATGCCAGGGGACGTTGTTAGCTGCGGTATCAGTCGATGGGGATGATGCCATCTTTCCCATTGCCTTCGCTATAGTAGATTTTGAATCCTATGATAATTGGATTTGGTTTTTGACAGAATTGAAATCAGCTGTGTCAACAAATCGGACCATAACATTTGTGTCTGATAGACTCAACGGTTTAGAGGAGGCTGTGCCACAGGTTTTCGAGGACAGCTATCATGCCTATTCTCTGCATCACCTTACCGAGGACTTCAAGCAGGTGTTGAAGGGCCCATCACAGCCGATGAAGGATACACTGGCCGATGAGATTAAACGTGCTGCTTATTCACGCAGCATTACCGATTTCAATGCTTGCATTGGCAACATCCGGAATTTCTCACACGAAGTCGCATCGTGGACCTTGGAAAGCAAGCCTGAACATTGGTCGAATGCATTCTTTAAGGGCTTGCGATATGACCACCTATCATCGAACATTGCAGAGTTGTTCTACGGTTGGATATCAGAGGAGCACGGGCTATCAATAATACAGATGATCGACATGATACGGTGTAAGATGATGGAGATGATTTATACCCGCCGAGAGGCTTCTAGCACATGGTCGACGATTCTCACACCTTCAATGGAGCAAAGACTAGAGTTAGAGATACACAACTCACACTCGCTCAGCGTGTTGTCTTCTACAGGGAGCGTGTTTGAAGTCCGTGATGATTCGGTCAACATTGTGGACATCGAGACATGGGATTGTACATGCCAGAGATGGAAGATTACCGGGTTGCCGTGCATTCATGCAGCTGCAGTTTTCGATCACACAGGTAGAAATACTTATGATTACTGCTTAAGATACTTCACGGTTGATTGTTACCGTTCGACATACTCGGAATCTATCCACCCAATACCAGATATAGGAAATCCTGTAAGTGAAGATTCCAACACCGAAATGATTGTTCGTCCACCCCGTCCACCTGCAAGGCCAAAATCGAAGCAGACAGAATTGTTTGATCCGAGTAGGAGGCTATGGCTTCATCTAAATTGCGGTAGGTGTGGTAGGTCCGGGCACAATAAGATGAAGTGTCCTACACTGCTGGAAGAATTGCTTGATCCTGGTAAGAGGCGAAGAGGCTTTCTTCAACATTGCAGTAGATGTCGTAGGTCCGGGCACAAAAAGAATAGGTGCAAAGAAGTGGAATAG